DNA sequence from the Schistocerca cancellata isolate TAMUIC-IGC-003103 unplaced genomic scaffold, iqSchCanc2.1 HiC_scaffold_799, whole genome shotgun sequence genome:
AGTAGTTGGGTAGGGCAgacagtgagctactgtgaacatttcagtgatagggttcttgccaacagaatcgacagcgaaccaacaccggcaccgacaatgatagttcaggtatacatgccgacatcgcaagttgaagatgaagatatagaaaaaCCATGTGAGGATACtaaacaggtaattcagtatgtaaaggaagatgaaaatctaatagtcagcaagggaaacagaagaagaaagaattacAGGAGAATATAGACTTGGTatcaggaaagagagaggagaaacactggtTGAATTGTACAATACTttgagctagcaatagcgaatactttgtttcggaatcacaagaagaggaggaacATTTGGGAAAGGATGTGAGATGTGGGGAGATTTCAGTTACATAGCATCATCGTGACGTAGAGATACTGGAATTAGATACTgaactgtaaggcatacccagaagcagatacagatgcagatcacaatttagtagtgatgaagagtagcctgaatttTAAGAGACTAGCAAGGAAGAAttagtgtgcaaagaagtgggatatagtagtactaaggaacgaagagtgctttaagttctctgagactatagatactgtgataatgaacagGTCAGCAGGTACATGGTTGAACACAACAATCACAGAAGCTAGAacgaaaaacatagctacaaagaagctaactgtaaagaagccatgggtaaccgaagaaatgcttcagttgatgaaagtaggaagtacataaatgttcagggaaattcaggaatacagatgtactactcacttaagaatgaaataaataggaagtgtgtaGAAGTTAAGGCCATATAGCTCCAGGAAAAGgtgaagaaatcagaaaagaaatgattgttggaagtacTGGCTCAGCAtaacaggaaagtcagaacaaactttggtgaaattaaaagcaaagggggtaacattaagaatggaaccggaattccactgttaaatgcagaggagatagcagacagatggaaagaatacactgaatgcTTGTATGACGTGAAAGACTTGgctgatgacgtaatagaagaagaaacagtagtcgacatggaagagataggtgattcagtattagaatcagaatttaaaagagctatggaaaattcagtatcaaataaggcagaagggatgaacaacattgcatcggaatttctaatatcattggagaAGTGGGaacaaaataactattcacgtTCGAATGTGGAATGTACGAGTCTGGTGATACACCATCTGACTATCAGAAAAAGATCAAGACAAGTATCAGAATTATTGCaacatcagcttaacagcacatgcatccaagttactgacaataataatataccgggtgatcaaaaagtcaatataaatttaaaaaactgaataaatcacggaataatgaagatagagatgtacaaattgacacacaggcttggaatgacatggtgttttttagaaccaaaaatatacaaaagttcagaaaatgtccgacagatgacgcttcatctggtcagaatagcaataattagcataaagtaagacaaagcaaagatgatgttctttacaggaaatgcccaatatgtccaccatcattcctcagcaatacctctagtcaaggaataatgttgtgaacagcagtgtaaagcatttccggagctatggtgaggcattgtcgtcggatgtggtctttcagtatccctagggatgtcggtAGATCATTATACACTTatgacttcaagtaaccccaaagccaataatcgcacggtctgaggtctggggacctggaaggccaagcatgacgaaagtggtggttgAGCAcatgatcgtcaccaaacgacatgCGCAAGtgatctttcaagcgtctttgtttttttgttctaataaaacacgatgtcattccaagcatgtgtgtcaatttttacctctctatctacattattccgtggtttattaagttttcaaatttatactgactgtttgaccaGCTGGTACATAAGACTGGAACACGATATTGAAGTTCTGTTAGATGTCGGTTCAGGAAAGTTAAAGGCATCAGAGGGACAATTTTGatatgctgttgataatggaagcacgactgaagaaaaatcaagccacgttcataggatttgccgacctggaaaaagcattcgacagtgtcaaattgagcaagatgtacgaaactctgagaaaattaggggtaagctttgGGAAAGACAGGAGagatacaatatttacaacaacgaagagggaacaataagactgggaaacgaataacgaagtgctcggattaaaatgtgtgtaaaagagggatgtagtctttctctcgTACTGTTGAGTCTACACGTCGAGGAAGCAATCAGGATGAAACGGCATTAATGATAAGAACTGCTGATGAGATTGCTTTCCTCAATGACAGTGGGGAAGAATTACAGGGAATGGAATGAAGAAGCGAATGAATACGGAATATGGTTTGAGATGAAATTGaataaaaacgaaagtaatgggaagtagcagaaatgagaacagcgagaaacctaacatcagggttgatggtcacaaagtaattGAAGTTAAGGAgctctgctaactaggcagcaaaataacagatggagGAAGGAGAACGTCAAAAGCGGAGTAGCACAGGTAAAAATGGGATTTCTGgttgagagaagtctactagtatcaaagatgggcgttaaagtgaggaagaaatttgcgagaatgtacgtttgagcacagcactgtatagGAGTGAACATGGGCTGTGGGGAAACTGGAGCAGGAGAGAATGGAAGTATCTGAGATGTTACACTGGGCGTGTCTCTGATTCCTTTAATTGACGTAACTGCTGACAAAAAGAGTTCAATGTGGAGCTGTAATAAACCAGTCGTGACAAGACAATTACGGCATCGTGAGCTGTCACCGAATGGCATTCCGTGCATAGGTACTGTACAGCACTGATACATCCGAGGTGAGACGCTGACAAATATTTtagtgattggcgactccatgttgtcctgtgcaccacgaccaggtaacaggtatacttgaaaaaagagacagcattggtcgtatatttttctattgcaaaatcgattttctgtcactgagtgaccatcttcagtgctatattgtataacaaattgggatgcactgttgttactaggcttactcatagagtctatgtgattgccgtaagcctagtaacaacagtgcatcccaatttgttatacaatatagcactgaagatggtcactcagtgacagaaaatcgattttgcaatagaaaaatatacgaccaatgctgtctcttttttcaagtataaatatTTTAGTctgagaaatacacacacacacgcacacacacacgtatgttaCTGGTAGACACAGAACAACATCCTGCCCCGTGCTCACCTGGGTTCTGCTGGTGGCTCACCGAGCAGCCGACTGACTTCGACGATGTCTTTCGGGTACTGCAGCACGGCGTCTGCCCAGCCCTGCGTCACCATTACTTTGTGTGTTTGAGACCTTATGAAGTGGATGGCGGCCGCAGTTAGGCTGGGGCACGAGTGCCTCACCGCCAGCACAGCTGCAGCCGCCGCCGTCTCCACCTCCAGCTGCGCCAGCACCTGCTGTTCGCAGGCGGCCTTCAAGGCGGACAGGCCATATCTGTCGGCAGCCGCCAACAGCTCCGGGGCCGTGCCGGTCAGCTGGGGGGCCTGCAGGGTGTACACGTAAGACAATAGATGCCTCAGCACCGGACCCTCCACGTCCGCCATTCTGACCTCGCCGCAGCTGGCCTCCAGCGTGTCGTGCTGGAACATGGCTCGGAACACGGGGCTCCTGGCGGCCAGGACCGCGCGGTGCGCCGCCAGCCGCGTCCCTCCCGCCACCAGCGTGACGACCGCGCCCTCGCCCGCGTCCAGCAGGGCGCCCAGGTCCACGGCCGCCGTCCTCTGAACCTCAGCAGCGGCCGACATGGCGGAAGGTCCTGAAACACGGCGCCACCGAGCCCGCCTTACACGGCGCCCTCCACACTCGTACGGCGCACGAGCCTACTCGCGCCACGCGTGACGAGCAGCACATCTCCGACAACACGGCTTTCCAGACTTACCGTCTCGCCGCAGCATCCTGATTTTGGACGCGTCCTCAGGAGTGGTGCAGACCTCATTTGCCTAACTTCTTTCTGCAGAAATGGAGATAGTAACCGTCCCAATCTCTCCAGTTATTTACGACAAGAATTATATTTGACTCCAGAAATCTGTATTCTTCCGCGGCTAGCAGCTAGTTGCGCACGTCTCTTAGGAGCTCCCTCGCACAGTGCACTGAACTTCTGCTACTAAAGTCGGGGGTGACTTGACGGCGAACACTGCCACGGGGTAACTGTCGGACTCGGACTGCGAATCCTTCCCGACCTTTCGGACGCATTCCGACAAGACGACACCTAACCGAGAATTGGTCAGCTGTGCAGCGACTCACAGAGAATGTGTCTGTCAGTTAGCTGAGACACGAGCTATCGTTTtgtaactgatgtcacacactcGCAATGTAAATGATGGTATTCGTAACAGCATCATTTTCATTTACCTTATTTCTCAGTTACACTTTCTGATTCTAGGAGACCAAATATTCAATTGCATTTCAAATTCGGTGTTTATAACCTCTACTTTAGATACTGACACAATTCACCTAAACCAGGGGACAAATAGCTGCCCATTATTTATTGCAGTTACCTTAACACCACGAGTTCTTCCTTTTTCCCCACTCAAATTCGATCGAGTCACAATGTCGACCCATACTCTCATACAGTAAACTAAGCAACTCATGTCTCACTATTCCCCTTACTAACATCACAGATCAAATCTCGGTAACTTATACGTTGTCACTGATGTATTTAACACTGACTGTCTGCGACTTAAGAGCCTCACTGTCTTATATGGTGAGCCACACATCTTGTGGTTACGCTTTTCCCCTCATGCTATGTCAGTACTAGCGATCATTATTTctcaacacctcctcctcctcctcttcttcttttccttcttcttcttcttacagtTAATCTCACTACAATCGTCAGTTACCTAACGGAGGAGAGACACTTGTGGATCCTGTCTATTGACTGTGTacactttgttctgtgtgtgtgtgttcgcactCTTGCTGCTTCTGTACCGTATTTTGTGCAGTGGAAATCGTGAACCGACCCAGCATTAGCGTAAAcgagtgtgggaaaccgcctgaaaacctcaCTCAGGCGGGCGGCTGCACCACCCACGGTCGGTAATCCGTTGTGCGGAATTTCCACTTCACCTCCCTGCCGCCAAGCGAGCGCGCTATACGTCACACTTACAGGGGTGGGCGATCTTACTTCCTCCACATATGTTCTCATAATCTTTCACAGCCTGTACGGTGTCCTCTGCAGACTCTCTCCCACTTGACAAGTCACACTCCCTACATCACTCACTGCTGTCTGTTCTGAGCATTCACCAGTGACTGGTGTGAAGTAGCGCGTATTCGCTTATTCGAAACGGTTATCACAGAGTTCAAGACGAATATAGGTCACTGCACAGTGTCAAAATGTGCCATACTGGTAGAATGACCAGTGCATTACAAGTGTACTTGCTCAAGAGCCATAAACATACTTCCTGTTTTAGATTCGTGTCTATTTCTGTTatgactttacacacacacacacacacacacacacacacacacacacacacacacacactgtgagtacctttttcttccttttccacaGTAATGCCCAAATCTCGG
Encoded proteins:
- the LOC126143448 gene encoding speckle-type POZ protein-like, producing MSAAAEVQRTAAVDLGALLDAGEGAVVTLVAGGTRLAAHRAVLAARSPVFRAMFQHDTLEASCGEVRMADVEGPVLRHLLSYVYTLQAPQLTGTAPELLAAADRYGLSALKAACEQQVLAQLEVETAAAAAVLAVRHSCPSLTAAAIHFIRSQTHKVMVTQGWADAVLQYPKDIVEVSRLLGEPPAEPSAPAAPAARPPSSISQRLGLATLRLFSMPFETDQSRMEQDAIE